The Dermochelys coriacea isolate rDerCor1 chromosome 13, rDerCor1.pri.v4, whole genome shotgun sequence genome includes the window cataatgccacattgtttctctctgttattaaaaggctttttgctacgctcagactatgtgcttgcgagaggggaagtattgcctcttggaggcgctcAGTGGGGGTGGTAtgtatttgtcccaggtcactgggtgggggctcgagccagttttgcattgtgttattggaatggaacccctagatactgaacccggcccttgttgctgccaactctgatgggcaaaagggttaaaaaagcaaTCATTTTGACCAAATCCTGAGACATTTTACCCAAAACAGTTTTTGAAACTGAGCATTTTTACCAAACAGTAGATGCTTTTAccaaaaacagaaacatttcaccCAAAATTCTTTCTGAAactgaagatttttatcaaaaacTAGATGTTTTAATTAATAACTTTATATTACAAacaatcatttttgaaaaaaaatgatttttgggagtttatttttgttgcaaacatcaaaccaaacaaaaaaccctaaaatatttttgtaggatttttttctacaaaacaaagcttttatttatttatttatttcacatgaaaataattggcatttttcaaccagttctgagATTTCTGCAATTAACAAAACAGCTTCATAACAGATGATACACATAGAATATGGATATACCATTATGGGGTCCTTGGAAGCCTCTTGGATTGAGGTTTCCCATGTACAAATTTCAAGCAAGCAAAGCAGGAACAAGCAGGAGGGTTTCTCATGACTCTGTTACCCACTCTTTCTCCTAATGGGAAAATGACTCAGAAATTGTTGATGTTTTGTCTAAAAACCAAAAATggacttcttttcattttttaaaaggtttttagcaaagaaaaaaaaaccttttatgcCAGAACCCCCAAAATGTTACACACAATactgctgaaaaatgaaaaaatgttcagagaaaaccagaaaaaaactTTCGGATTTGGCAACTGGAAAAATAATCCCTTGTATGTATACCCTCCACCCCAAGTTTTCCTTTCAAAGGGGTGtggaacctaggagtcctgactcccaccaCCCTGCTCTCCCAACTAAACTACATTCCCCTCCCAGAACTAGAGAGAGAACCCTCCCAAGCCAGTGCACCTGCCCTCCCTAGCTCCTAGCCAGGGCTTTTCGGAGCGCCCCTTTCACATCCTTgttcctcaggctgtagatgaTGGGGTTGAGCATGGGGGTGACAATGCCATAGAGCACAGGCAGTGCCCGGTCCTGCTCCTGCGAGtaggtggagttggggcggatGTAGGTGAAGATAATGGTGCCAAAGTAGAGGCTGACCACAGTCAGGTGGGAGGCGCAGGTGGAGAAGGCCTTGAGGCGCCCTTCCCTCGTGTGGATCCTGAGAACAGCCATCACAATGTACACATAGGACACCAGTGTCCCCAGGAAAGAGCCCAAGATCACGGCACCCCCAAAGGCAAAAGTGACAGCCTGGTTGGTCTGGGTGTCGGAGCAGGAGAGCTGGAAGAGCGGGGGAATGTCGCAGAAGAAGTGGTGGAGGATGTTGCCCCGGCAGAAGGACAGGATGGACATCAGGGATGAATGCACAGCCGAGTTGGTAAAGCCCATGGTCCAGGCTGCTGCAGCCAGCAGGGCACACACCCGCCGGTTCATGAACGCACCGTATTGTAGCGGGTGACAGATGGCCACGTAGCGGTCGTAGGCCATGACCCCCAGTAGCAGGCACTCGATCCCCCCAAAGGAGATGAAGAAGAACATCTGGGAGAGGCAACCGGCCCACGAGATGGACTTGTCCCGTGACAGGTAATTGGCCAGCATCTTGGGCACGGTGGAGCTGGTGTAGCCGATGTCCACCATCGAGAGGTTGACCAGAAAGAAGTACATGGGTGTGTGAAGCCGGGAGTCGAGGCTGACCAGCAGTAAGATGAGCATGTTGCCCATCAGGGCCACCAGGTAGATGGCTGTGAAGACCCCAAAGAGGACAAGCTGCTCTGCTGGGTTGCTGGAGAGACCAAGGAGGATGAATTCGGTCACTGCGGTGTCGTTCTCCCTCCCCATCGGCTCCAGGGGGTCCATCCCCTGCAGGCAGAGGAAAGTCAGTGGTGTAAGAGTTGGGCTGAGACATTTACCCTCCTTGTGAGCTGAACTGTAAAGAGTGAGGGAAAGTCCCTACATGGTCATAGCAACCTACACTaacagtggtgggtgggaaaGGATCTGAAAGGGAGATGGAGACTGAATTGGCCCAAACAAAAGGCCTCCTGGTTTCCTTCAAGGCCTGTGACAAGCTCATGTCTGGGAAACGAGAGGGCTGTTGGGCCAGAAATCAGTTAACCTAAATTGTGTGTTGGAAATTGGGGGACAAATCAGTGGGGGAGGGACCATTCTGCCTACCACTCCCTTCAGGGCCCTTCACGAAAGggactcggggtgggggggataaggAAGAAGAGATGGGGGCTACTGGAGTGAAATTCACCATcgtgctgctccccaccccatccctgatcctgagagatgtcctggccagcccaggccagagagagggacccagatgacatcgtCATCTGGATcgactttaacaacagcagctCCCACAACAGCAGATCCAGTCCGTCTCAGTTCACTTCTCTCCCCCCCAAGGTTCATTATCACCAGCACAGATACCATCTCAGAGACTGGCAGACAAGCCGGATTTCCTTCCCAGACTGTCCcggcacaagggaaagagaacTAGGGGGGTTGTGCAAACGACAGCCGGATTTAATGCTTCACAGTTCAAAGATTTGggcttttcccctcctttcctgtGACGTTAATCAAAGGTTAAGGGATGTTTTACGACATGTTTGCCATGGCACGAGCGGGGGGAGGTCTCTGGGTCCCAATCCCTGCCCCTCGTTTCACACTGGCTAGTGCTGGACAGTGATGGGCTCTGTTAGCACCTTGGCCCATTTACTCCACCTACATTCACACAACAGGGGCCACCAGCAGAGAGCTGGCGGGACCCTAAGGAGACCGAGCCTGCATTCCCAGTGCTGCCACACAGTGACTCAGGACCAGACCTGCAGAGATGTTTAAAGGCCAGATTGCAAAGGCATTTGGGcatctaatgggattttcaaaccaCTGAGATGCCTGCACCATAGAAATCAAAgcgagttaggcacctagatgtATTAGAAACTCTGACCTGGCACCAAAACACTGTAACAAATGCAGCCTCTTATGCCCagttggaacaaaaaaaaaattgggaaaactTTTTTCCGTGAACATACATGTCATTTTGTCCAGACCAACCAGTTTATTGGCATTGGAATAGTTCCAACAAAAACTATCACTGGGAAGGTTTCTTTGCCTCCAGGTGGGAAATTGGGGTGACAAGGAGATGCCATTACAGCCAGGGAGTTAGGGTACTTTCCTAGGGTGGAGGAGACCCAGCTGCAAGTCTGTGCTCTGTCTAGGGATGGAACCTGGGAGTCTTGATTCCCAGCCCTCCAACTCTAAGCTATGAGATCCTACTTCCCTCCTGGAgccaaggatagaacccaggagtcctggctccccatccCTCCGGCTCTACCACTAAACTCCCCGCTCCACCCCACCCTGAGCCAGGGCTAGAACCAAACCTcattggaccccactcccctctgaaCGCTAGCTACGTTATAATAGGGCTTAACAGAGAAGCCAGTTCTTCATGTTCTCAGTGTTGTTGGGAGGGAAGTGCCTGCAGTgtccagaccctgggtctgttcTGGTGCAGCAGAGAGCTGGGGGTTCCCGGACTAGCCTGGATGACTCAGGGGTCtgatgtggggggaaaaggggtaTAGCAGGCCTGATTGATCCCGGGGTGTGATGGGGGGGCAGAGAATACCAGATTAGAGGGGCTGATGAGCCAGCCTGGTACATACCTTCCTATGGCAGGAAATTGATCTGAGATATGAGTTTGCAATCCTCAGCCCATCCACTGCAGGAATGGCCTGGTtgcctggtgcctgcctcactgTCTCTCTCCAGAGCTCATCTGCCATCCTATCCTGACAAGAGCTTTGGGCAGCAAGCACctccctgccccgctcccaccaacagcccagcccctgctctgtgccCAGTGAGAGAGACAGCCCAGCTGAGGGCTGCTGGGATCAGCAGATATAGCAGAGCCGTCTCCTGGGGAATCATCCTTTGTGCCTTACCGACGTCACCGATTCCTGGGGAGGCCAATTTGCCGTGTACAACCAGCATCCTTGGCCATGAGGAAAAAGACACAGGATCAATGCCCATCTGAAACCAAACCAGAGCCAAGCCAGAAAAAAGTCACAGTGTTTCACCCTCAGGTCCCCTGTTTACAGGTGTTGTGTCTTAGGAACTTCTGGGCCAAGTGACTCCAAATTTGCCCCACTTACCATAGCTCAGATGTGAAGGAGACACGGCAATTTTCTAGGCAATGTGATTCAGCATATGGATTTTAAAGTGCTGAGAAAAATCAGGTGTTAAGCAGGGAGCTCATGTCAGCCCTTAACTAATTCACACTGGCAGACTCTTAGCTGGGGGAACTGAGATTTCAGAGGTTGATGATTAGCCACTTTCCACATTGTGGAGGGTCACAAGGCAGCACTGGGCTGAGCTCTGCCTTAGCCTCGCTCTAGGGCAGTTCACAACTCCTAAGGTCAGACTGTCCACTGGTGGGAATCAGGGTCATTTCACCGAAACCACTGGGAATTGGGTGTCTAAAGCCACTTGGCAGCTCTGAAAAACTTCAGCTGGCCTGTTTAAGGCCAGTTCAGCAAAAATAAACTTTCTCTCCTATAAACtggtttatttttaactaaatgTATTTTAGTTGAAATATGGGAGttcatcaaaaatgaaaaaaatcatgaaaaaagtcatttgggattttttaaagttttctgaaaatgtttcaaaacacaAAAGTATTATGAAAATTCAgacaattaaaaattatttgaaaataagaGAGTAAAAGGTAAAAATTTGGAGAAAgtaagaaaacaaaatccttttcacttatttgttttccattgaaaaaaattgggaaaacagtagaaagtgaaataaaattgttttttgtttccttcactttttctcacttttttaaactgaaaaaatgtcaaataaaatgAGAGTGAATGCTACCGTCAGaactttttatactttttttctttcttttacttggaaaaaaagttgaaaagaatTTTTTCAAATCCAATAATGTCTTTCTGAAGGAAACAAGACAAtatctgtttcttttaaaaataaagaaaatggcatttttaatttttttggggggtgggaactgtgaggggcagggagtgaaaattttccaaatttgTTCATTTTCTTGCAAAATGTTGCATGGAAAAATGGATTTTGAGAAGTCCTGCTCTAGCTAGACTGAACAACTTCTCTTGCTGTCTCTCGGCCCCATACAGATTCTGCACTGGTGTAACAATGTctgttaggggtgtgatttcacTGTGCTTAGCCAGCAGGCTTGGGTTTGGGGGCCTGCTGCTTTTCCCTGATGGAGTTGAGGATCAGTGAATTCAGTGACTCACATGCAACCTCCTTACCCCAGGCTGATTGATTTTAACAGTAAGAACAAAGCATTTCAAGAAAGCTGTTTAAAACCACACAGTCTGTCTCAGACAAAGCCATCCCCTGGTTTGTTGGGCACCTAGGCAGGCCGGGCTTATTCAGATACACCCAACGGATTCCCGCATGCCAGTCTGGTTCCCCCAAACCA containing:
- the LOC119842138 gene encoding olfactory receptor 5F1-like isoform X1 produces the protein MDPLEPMGRENDTAVTEFILLGLSSNPAEQLVLFGVFTAIYLVALMGNMLILLLVSLDSRLHTPMYFFLVNLSMVDIGYTSSTVPKMLANYLSRDKSISWAGCLSQMFFFISFGGIECLLLGVMAYDRYVAICHPLQYGAFMNRRVCALLAAAAWTMGFTNSAVHSSLMSILSFCRGNILHHFFCDIPPLFQLSCSDTQTNQAVTFAFGGAVILGSFLGTLVSYVYIVMAVLRIHTREGRLKAFSTCASHLTVVSLYFGTIIFTYIRPNSTYSQEQDRALPVLYGIVTPMLNPIIYSLRNKDVKGALRKALARS
- the LOC119842138 gene encoding olfactory receptor 1020-like isoform X2, with the translated sequence MANMENDTAVTEFILLGLSSNPAEQLVLFGVFTAIYLVALMGNMLILLLVSLDSRLHTPMYFFLVNLSMVDIGYTSSTVPKMLANYLSRDKSISWAGCLSQMFFFISFGGIECLLLGVMAYDRYVAICHPLQYGAFMNRRVCALLAAAAWTMGFTNSAVHSSLMSILSFCRGNILHHFFCDIPPLFQLSCSDTQTNQAVTFAFGGAVILGSFLGTLVSYVYIVMAVLRIHTREGRLKAFSTCASHLTVVSLYFGTIIFTYIRPNSTYSQEQDRALPVLYGIVTPMLNPIIYSLRNKDVKGALRKALARS
- the LOC119842138 gene encoding olfactory receptor 1020-like isoform X3, which translates into the protein MGGNDTAVTEFILLGLSSNPAEQLVLFGVFTAIYLVALMGNMLILLLVSLDSRLHTPMYFFLVNLSMVDIGYTSSTVPKMLANYLSRDKSISWAGCLSQMFFFISFGGIECLLLGVMAYDRYVAICHPLQYGAFMNRRVCALLAAAAWTMGFTNSAVHSSLMSILSFCRGNILHHFFCDIPPLFQLSCSDTQTNQAVTFAFGGAVILGSFLGTLVSYVYIVMAVLRIHTREGRLKAFSTCASHLTVVSLYFGTIIFTYIRPNSTYSQEQDRALPVLYGIVTPMLNPIIYSLRNKDVKGALRKALARS